Genomic DNA from Leptotrichia wadei:
ATTTTGACACCTCAGTCGAAGGCTAAGAATGCTTGGTTAGCTATTACAAATTTAGTGGAAAACGGGCTGCTTTATAATGGAAAAGCGGAAGAAATGGTTGAATTTTTGAATATTGTCAGATTTAAAAATAATAAGTCCAGATATTTGGTGGAATTGCGAGAATTAATGACAAGGAACGGAGAGTTACAGCCAAAGAAGATTTTGTCCGAAATTGGAGATACTTTTGAAAAAAGAAAATGGATTTTGAAAAATATTAAAGGAATGGGATTAAAGGAGGCAAATCACGTACTGCGAAATCTTGGATTTGGAGAAAATATTGCAATTTTGGATAGGCATATTCTGAGAAATCTAAAGGCCCTTAATGTAATTGAGGAAATTCCCAAGTCGATAACTGAAAAAAAATATTATGAAATAGAAGAAAAAATGAGAGAATATTCAGATTTTTCAAAAATAAGAATGGATGAGCTGGACTTGGTTTTATGGTATAAGGAAGCTGGAGAGATTTTTAAATAATTCCCAAAGTTACATAGTGTTTTTTTCAAAAAAATATGGTAAAATATTGTAGAGAGTTCATTATAAATATTGAATATATAACTAAAAATCCAATTCTTTATTTTAAAATCAGATCAATATTAAAAACAGCGAAAGGAGAGCGATTACTATGACCTCTAACTTAAAACAATTAAAAGAAGATATTAAAAAGCATAACTTTGCTAAAAGTTCAATTATCCTCGGATTAGCAGCATTGCTAGTAAGCTGTGGCGGAGGTGGCGGAGGAGGTGGCGGAGTTGGAAATTCAGGCGGAACTTCAGCTGCAACTCCAACACCTGTTAATCCAGCACCAGTAACAACAAAACCTACTGTAACAGCGACAACTTCTGGAATAGGATGGAATTCTTCCACTATTTCCTACGACAAAAATAATCCACATAACAATTCAAACACAGCACTTACAGGTAACGACGTAAAAATAGGAATTATTGATGTTGGATTTGAAAATTCATCATTTAATCCTGATCTTACAGAAAAATTTGGAAGCCGTTTGACAAAACTTACAATTCCTGGATTTACATCAGAAGCTACTGCAAATGATGATCACGGAATTGTTGTTGCTGACCTTGCAGCAGGATCTTCAACTGGAATTGCAAAAGGAGCCAGTGTCTACGTAATTGATGCAGCAAAACGAAATACCGATAAGAATGTAACTTATCCAAGTGTAAAACTGGAAATGTACCAAAAATTAAAAGATAATGGCGTGACTATTTATAATCAGTCATTTGGAATTGACGGAGAAGTGACTGACTTTAATGCTGACAATACTTCAAGCCATTATTACGGATTCCAAATTGGAAGCTCTATGCTTGATTTTTATAGAAATGAAGTAAATAATGGTTCGTTATTTGTATGGTCTGCCGGAAATGATTCTTCTGACAAACAGCCTACACTTGAAGGAGGTTTGCCACATTTTGAAAGCGGACTTCAAAAGGGATGGATAAACGTAGTTGCATTAACTTCAAAATATGAATCTAAGCTGGGGGATACAAGTTGGGATAACTTAACTCCTCTATCACCCGCAGGAGTTGCTAAAAACTGGACTGTAACAGCTGTCGGAGATCAAACTTTTTCAATGAAAGGAAAAAATTACGTTGGTGGCGGATCTTCATTTGCAGCACCAATTGTAACGGGAACAGCCGCCTTAATTAAACAAAAGTATCCTTGGATGGATGCTGATTTAATTAGACAGACAATTTTATCAACTGCAACAGATATAGGAACTCCTGGGGTTGATGATGTTTATGGATGGGGACTTTTAAATATTGATAAAGCACTAAAAGGTCCTGCTCTATTTAGTAAACAGCTTGCACTTGCAGATAATGTAACTATTAACATTCCAAGCGGAAGTTATGTTTTTTCAAATGATATTTCAGGAGATGCCGGAGTGATTAAAAATGGTTCTGGAGATTTAATCTTATCTGGAAATTCTACATTTACAGGACCTACAACAGTAAATGACGGAAGACTGCAGGTAAACGGTGTTTATACTTCTTCAATCAATGTAAAAAGACAAGCTATTCTTTCTACAAATAATGCCGTACTTAAAAATGATGTTATAAATAGTGGAACTTTAGAAAATACTGGTTCTACAGAAGTTGATGGAAATTATTCATCACTTGAAAATTCCAGAATTGTGACAGGTTTAAATTCTAATATACACGTAAAAGGAAAAGTTAGTTTAAATAATTCAAAACTTGAAGTAAAACCTGAAGAAAATGGAGAAAGAAAATATATAACATCTAATGGAATTACACAAAATATAATTACATCAGATGACAAAATTGAAGGAAACTTTAATAGCGTAAATACTGATGAAATGTTAAATGCTAAATTAAATCAAACTGAAAACTCTGTTTCTGCAAAAGTAAGCAGAAAAAATGTGCTAAATTATGTAGAAAAGCTCTCAGAATCTGATGAAATGCAAAAAAATACTGCACAAAATCTAGAAACCGCCTTTCAAAAACTAGATCAAGATATTGAAAATGGAACAGCGGGAAATGTTACACAGTTTGAGAGAAAAGCAGCCAGATTACAAGCTCTTACTTCTTCAAACAGAGCAGCCGTTTTAGATAGTCTGTCCGGACAAATTTATGCTTCAGCACAAGCACTTACATTCCAACATTCACAAACTGTAAATAAGGATTTATCTAATAGATTAGTTATGTTAGGAACTCTTGATAATGTTGGAGATAAATTTGGATTATGGATTTCTGGATTAGGTGCCAATGGTAAGTTAAAACAAGATGGATACGGTAAGGGAGATACTAAAGTATATGGTGGACAAGTTGGAGTTGATAAGCAATTTGGAGAAAACTTGATTTTAGGTACTGCTTTATCCTATTCAAAAGCTGATGTTAAATTTGATAGATATGGCGGAAAATCTGATGCTAATAACTTTGGAATTTCATTATATGGAAGATTAGGAAATAAAGATATTCCTGTTTATTTACAAGGACGTTTAGGAATTGGATTTGTCGACAGTGATGTTGAAAGAAATATTATTTTAAGTAATAATGACTATACTAGAGCTAAAATTAATCATAATGATAAAGTTTATTCTGGATATTTAGAAACAGGATATGATGTTAAAAATGCTAATGGAGACTTTGTTGTAACACCATTTGTAGGATTAACTCATGATACAGTTCAAAGAGGGTCATTCTCTGAAGAAAAAAGTCAATTTGGACTAACTGCCGACAAGAAAAATTATAATCAGACAGCTGCATTAGTTGGGCTTAGAGTTGGAAAAGCTGTAAATTGGAAGAGTGGAAGCAAGACTACGTTCCAAGGTTATGTAACACATCAAAGAGCCTTTAATAAACAGGATTTAAGTTTTGATGCAAGATATACTGGACTTCCAGGAGCTACATTTAAGGTAAAAGGTATTGGACTTGCTAAGAATAAGACTTGGGCTGGAGTTGGAGCATTAACAGAAGTAAATAAAGACTTTGGATGGTATGTAAATTATGATGGTTCTGTTGATGGTGGAAAAGGTAAAGGAAACAATAATGTGTTTACAACAGGAGTCAGATTTAATTTTTAATCTAAATTTTAGATTTGTTGACTTTTTAAATAACAAGTGTTATAATACTATAAAATAATAAAAATGGAGGTTTTTTTTATGAAACAGAATACATTGATTAGTAATATTATAAAAATTGAAACAAAAGAAAAGGAAACTTTTAAAAACATTCTTTTAGTACTAGGTGGAGTAGCATTTTTATCAATAATGTCTCAAATTTTAATTCCACTTCCTTATACTCCTGTACCAATTTCACTTGGAACATTTGGAGTAACACTAATGGCACTATTATACGGAAGAAAATTGGGAACTGCAACTATACTTTCCTATGTTGCGGCAGGTAGCTTAGGCGCTCCAATTTTTGCTGGAGGTAAAGCTGGTTCATTATTCTCACCAACTGGCGGATATATTTTAGGATATATTGCAGCTACAATAATTTTAGGATATTTAGCAGATAGAGGTGTTACAAAGTCTTATGTTAAAACAATTCTTTCACTAATACTTTCAAGTGCCATTATTTTAACATTAGGTTCATTAGTATTGTCATTATTTGTACCTGGAAAAAACGCGTTTATGATTGGTGTATTGCCTTTCCTTCCTGGAGATGCATTAAAATCAACTACCGTAACACTTTTACTTCCGACATTGTGGAAATTTATTCCAAAAAATGACAAATAAATATCTAATAGAAAGAATTAATTTATTAAGTGTGTTAGAACACTCGTGGCTTTGGCCATGAGATGAATAACACCAACATTGAAAATGTTGCTTTAAAATTTGCAATATTACTAATATATTTGGGTTTAAAATATAATATATAGATAAAAAGTAGCAGTGTAGACATAATGTCTTATCTAGTAGCGGCTATTGTGGACTAGACAAAAAGAATAAGGATTTTAAAATCAAACTTCTTAGAAGATAACTTACTTTTTCAGTTATCTTATGAAGCTCTCGACTTTTAGTCGTGAGTAGTTCACTATACATCTATCTAAAAAGAAATTGCCTGAAAAAGTAAAACAAATTGTATATAAAATACTGAATATGAACTTTACTGTGATTCTCACTCAATTTGTAATTGTTTCAGCTATACAGCCATTAGCTTATGTATTACTGGACTTTGGATTTACTGGATTATTTCACATATTATAGGAACAGTAAAATTTTTGAAAAATGAAGATTATTCATATAAATTTTCAGCAAATATTTTGAAACCATAAAAATTGATATATTAATTATCGTATAAATTCCCGTTTTAAAAAAAATTTTTTAAACGGGAGTTTTTTTGTAACATAAGTTACAGTATTATTTGAAAAAATATTATAGAATATAAGTGGAGAGAAATCAACAGTTTTATACTATTTCCTATTCTTATTTTAGGATTTTAGTATAAAATTGATTTATTATTTGCTTTTTTGGAAAATATCATTATAACTTTTGATTTAAAATGCATTTTATAATAGTCAGATAAAAGATCTGATGTTATTAGATGCATTTTTTATTTTATCTCAATTTTATTATTTTAATGTTAAAAATATTCATATAAAAAAATATCTTGACAACCAAAGTATATAATGTTAATATATTATTGTTATTAGGTCTTCCTAACTTTAAAATTAGGTTTAGCTAAAACTGAAAGGAGTTGAGATGAGCAGAAGTATAGAAGACTATTTAAAGGGAATATATACTTTGAAAAAAAAGAAGGAATATTCCAATAAAAAACTTGCAGAATATTTAAATATCTCTCCAGCTTCAGTTAGTGAAATGATAAAAAAGTTGGCAAACGATGATTATTTAACTATCGACAAAAAAACAGTAAAACTTACTGAAAAAGGGAACAGCTTTGCACTTGACATTATACGTAAACATAGGGTTTGGGAAGTTTTTTTGTTTGAAAAGCTGGGATATGAAAAGAAAGAAGTGCATAAAGAAGCAGAAATTTTGGAACATGTAACTAGCAATAAACTTCTTCAAAAGCTGGAAAAATTCCTGTTTTATCCTAAGGAATGTCCGCACGGAAGCCCGATTTTCTATGATTTAGAAAACTTGGATGAGGAAAATATTATAAAATTATCCGAAGCTGAGGAAAATGATGAAATTGTTATATTAAGTGTAGAGGATAATATTGAATTATATGATTATCTACGAGATTTAGATATAAATTTAAAGGAAAAATATATCGTAGAAAGAAAAGATCCGTTTAATGGACCAATATATTTGAAAAGTGAGCAAAATAATGGAAAAATAGTGGCTTTTAATGCAGCAGATATGATTGAGGTTTATAAAAAAAATAAAGATTTGGAGGAGACAGATAATGAGTAAAAACAACGTATTAACAAAATTAAACTTAGTAATCGCAGTATGTGTAGCAATGATGCTACTAATATCTTGTGGAAAAGGTGGAGCTTCATCAGGTAAAAAAATAAAAGTTACGACAACAACGACAATGCTTACTGACCTTGTAAAAACAATTGGTGGAGATAAAGTCGAAGTTACAGGACTTATGGGAGAAGGAGTAGATCCGCATTTGTATAGTGCTAGTGCAGGAGATATTGAAAAACTTGGAAATGCAGACATTATAGTGTATGGTGGATTACATCTGGAAGGTAAAATGACAGAAATTTTTGAAAAATTAACTTCTCAAAACAAAAATATACTAAATGTTGGGGACAAACTAGATAAAAGTAAAATTCATTTAGTTGACCAAAATACTCCTGATCCGCATGTATGGTTCAATACAGAATTATGGGAAAAAGAAGCTGAGGCAGTCGAAGCTGAATTAAGTAAATTTGATCCTAAAAATAGTGACTACTACAAAGAAAACTTGAAAAAATATAAAGCTGAACTAAATGAACTTACAACTTATGTAAAAACAAGAATAAGTGAAATTCCTGAAAAAAGCAGAGTTCTTGTAACAGCTCACGATGCATTTAACTACTTTGGAGAACAATTTGGACTAGAAGTAAAAGCAATACAAGGTGTTTCTACAGATTCTGAAACTGGTACAAAAAATATAAGCGACTTAGCCAATTTCATTGTTCAAAGAAATATAAAAGCAATATTTGTAGAATCTTCTGTTCCGAAAAAAAGTATAGAAGCATTGCAGGAAGCTGTAAAAGCTAGAGGAAAAGAAGTTAAAATAGGTGGAGAATTGTATTCAGATTCGCTAGGAGATAAAGCACATAACTCTGAAACTTATATTAAAACAGTTAAAGCAAACGCCGATACCATTGTAAATGCTTTAAAATAAAAATTAAACTCGCTTTTCTCAGACCATAATTTTTATTTTCAAAAAATGCTTAGACAAGCGGGGATGCAAGGGTATGGCGATTGATACCCTTGCAATAATTAAAAAAATAACATAAAAAATTAAAGGAAAATATTTATTAATAACAATTTATTTTATAAAAATACAAAATGATTATTAAAAATTAAGACAAAATGAGACATTAAATAAAAAATAAATTTGCAGAAATAGAACAGTTTTACAATTTAGGAGAAGGAGGAAAGATGAATCAAAATGTTTCTGATGATATTATTATAAGGGTTGAGGATTTAACGGTAGCTTATGAAGATAAGCCTGTTTTGTGGGATGTTGAGCTTGACATTAAAAAGGGAGTCCTTATGGCTATAGTGGGACCAAATGGGGCTGGGAAATCTACTTTAATTAAAGCAATGCTTGATTTACTAAAGCCTGTTACTGGAGAAGTAAGATTTTATGATGAAAAATATAGCAAAGTGCGGGATAAGATAGCTTATGTACCACAAAGAGGAAGTGTTGACTGGGATTTTCCCACTACTGTATTTGATGTTGTGGAAATGGGGCGTTATGGAAAAGTCGGGTGGTTAAAGAAAGTTAGAAAAATTGATAAGGAAAAGACGAAGGAAGCTATTCACAAAGTGGAAATGGATGAATTTTCAGATAGACAGATAAGCCAGTTATCTGGCGGGCAGCAGCAAAGAGTGTTTTTGGCACGGGCATTAGTGCAGGATGCTGAAATATATTTTATGGATGAGCCGTTTCAAGGTGTCGACAGTAAAACGGAAAAATCTATTGTAAATATTTTAAAAAAATTGCGAGATGAGAAAAAAACTGTAATTGCTGTTCATCATGATTTGCAGACAGTAAAGGATTATTTTGATTATGTGACATTTATAAATGTGTCTGTTATAGCTTCTGGACCTGTGGAAGAAATTTTTACTCCTGAAAATATTGAAAAAACATATAAGAGTAAAAAAGCAACTCAAAATAATGGAAATCTGTCTGAAATTGAAAAGGAGCGATAAAATGAATATATTAAATCTTCTTATAACAGATCATACATTCAGAACAGTTGCACTTGGTTGTCTATTGCTTGGAATGGTTTCAGGAATACTTGGATGTTTTGCCGTTTTACGAAAGCAAAGTTTATTGGGAGATGCAGTTTCTCATGCTTCACTTCCCGGAGTTTGCTTAGCTTTTTTATTTACAAACGTGAAAAATACAGAAGTTTTGCTGCTTGGTGCCTTAATAACAGGAATTGTATGTATTGGTTTAATCCAATTAATTCAAAATTATACAAAAATAAAATTTGATAGTGCTTTAGCATTGATTTTATCAGTATTTTTTGGGTTAGGGTTAGTTTTACTTTCTTATTTGAATAAATTGCCGGGTGCAAATAAATCGGGATTAAATAAATTTATTTTTGGGCAAGCATCGACATTTATTAAAAGAGATGTAAATATTATCTTCATTACAGGGATTATTCTTTTAATTATAATTATTCTTTTCTGGAAGGAATTTAAAATTGTTTCGTTTGACTCTGATTTTGCCAAAACATTGGGATTTCCAAGCAAGAAAATCGAAATATTAATTTCCATATTGATTGTAACTACTGTAATAATAGGTATTCAGGCGGCAGGAGTAATATTAATAAGTGCAATGCTTATTTCTCCAGCAGTTGCGGCACGGCAATGGACAGACAAACTTTCAATTATGGTAATTTTGGCGGCTTTTTTTGGTGGAATATCAGGTTTGCTTGGAACTTTGATTAGTATAAGTGAAAGTAATTTGCCTACCGGGCCTGTTATTGTCATAATTATAAGTATAATTGTAATTATTAGTATTCTTTTTTCAAATAAAAGAGGGATTGTATTTAAAATTATAAGAAATCAGAAAAGAAAAAAAGAATTTAGAGAAAAACTCGAAAATAAAAAATCTGAATTAAATAGTTTAAAAATGAATAATTTGGAAAGGGGGAAATAAATTATGAATTTTTCATTGGAAATACAATTAATTGCGATAATGGTGGCAAGTGCCTGCTCGATTTTAGGAACATTTCTGGTTTTAAAAAGTATGGCAATGGTTTCGGATGCGATTACGCACACTATCTTACTTGGAATTGTAGTTGCATTTTTTGCAGTTCATGACTTAAATTCTCCCTTGTTAATCGTTGGTGCGGGAATAGTTGGAGTTTTAACCGTTTACCTTGTGGAACTTCTTAATTCAACAAGACTTGTCAAGGAAGATTCTGCAATTGGAGTGGTTTTTCCGCTGTTATTCAGTATTGCGGTAATTTTAATTTCAAGATATGCTGGAAATGTACATTTGGATGTTGATTCAGTATTACTGGGAGAACTGGCATTTGCACCATTTAATCGGATACAGATATTTGGATTTAGCATTGCTAAAGGATTAGTTGCAACTTTTATCGTATTTTTAATAAATTTATCTTTTGTTGTAATTTTTTTCAAGGAATTAAAAATTTCGGTATTTGACAAGGCTCTTGCAATAACGCTTGGAATGAAGCCGATATTAATTCACTATATGCTGATGTCGCTTGTATCAATGACAGCAGTATCCTCATTTGAGGCAGTAGGTTCAATACTGGTGGTTGCATTTATGATTGGGCCTCCAATTACAGCGTATTTATTAACAGATAAGCTAAAAGTAATGATAGGATTAAGCCTCGTTCTGGGAGCTGTAGCAAGTATCATTGGATTTCATTTTGCAAGATTTTTTGATATTTCAATAGCGGGAAGTATCGCAGTAATAATAGGAGTAATTTTTCTTTTAACATTAATTTTTTCTCCTAAAAAAGGTCTAATTTTTACAATTAATCGTAAAAGAAGCCAAAAAATGATTTTTTCAGTTAGAATTCTTTTAATCCATTTGTCTAACCATGCTAATACTAAACATGAAAAAGATGAATGTGGAACTGAAACGATTGATAACCATCTTCGTTGGAATAAAAGCTTTTTAGATAAAGTTATTGAAAAGGCAAAAAAGGAAAAATATATTTATGTGGATAATGATGTTTTCAAGATTTCTGAAAAAGGAGAAAAATATTTACTAAATATCTAATATTATATCCATTCAAATAAAAAATTTATTATAAATTCTT
This window encodes:
- a CDS encoding metal ABC transporter solute-binding protein, Zn/Mn family, with translation MSKNNVLTKLNLVIAVCVAMMLLISCGKGGASSGKKIKVTTTTTMLTDLVKTIGGDKVEVTGLMGEGVDPHLYSASAGDIEKLGNADIIVYGGLHLEGKMTEIFEKLTSQNKNILNVGDKLDKSKIHLVDQNTPDPHVWFNTELWEKEAEAVEAELSKFDPKNSDYYKENLKKYKAELNELTTYVKTRISEIPEKSRVLVTAHDAFNYFGEQFGLEVKAIQGVSTDSETGTKNISDLANFIVQRNIKAIFVESSVPKKSIEALQEAVKARGKEVKIGGELYSDSLGDKAHNSETYIKTVKANADTIVNALK
- a CDS encoding metal-dependent transcriptional regulator, with translation MSRSIEDYLKGIYTLKKKKEYSNKKLAEYLNISPASVSEMIKKLANDDYLTIDKKTVKLTEKGNSFALDIIRKHRVWEVFLFEKLGYEKKEVHKEAEILEHVTSNKLLQKLEKFLFYPKECPHGSPIFYDLENLDEENIIKLSEAEENDEIVILSVEDNIELYDYLRDLDINLKEKYIVERKDPFNGPIYLKSEQNNGKIVAFNAADMIEVYKKNKDLEETDNE
- a CDS encoding autotransporter outer membrane beta-barrel domain-containing protein, giving the protein MTSNLKQLKEDIKKHNFAKSSIILGLAALLVSCGGGGGGGGGVGNSGGTSAATPTPVNPAPVTTKPTVTATTSGIGWNSSTISYDKNNPHNNSNTALTGNDVKIGIIDVGFENSSFNPDLTEKFGSRLTKLTIPGFTSEATANDDHGIVVADLAAGSSTGIAKGASVYVIDAAKRNTDKNVTYPSVKLEMYQKLKDNGVTIYNQSFGIDGEVTDFNADNTSSHYYGFQIGSSMLDFYRNEVNNGSLFVWSAGNDSSDKQPTLEGGLPHFESGLQKGWINVVALTSKYESKLGDTSWDNLTPLSPAGVAKNWTVTAVGDQTFSMKGKNYVGGGSSFAAPIVTGTAALIKQKYPWMDADLIRQTILSTATDIGTPGVDDVYGWGLLNIDKALKGPALFSKQLALADNVTINIPSGSYVFSNDISGDAGVIKNGSGDLILSGNSTFTGPTTVNDGRLQVNGVYTSSINVKRQAILSTNNAVLKNDVINSGTLENTGSTEVDGNYSSLENSRIVTGLNSNIHVKGKVSLNNSKLEVKPEENGERKYITSNGITQNIITSDDKIEGNFNSVNTDEMLNAKLNQTENSVSAKVSRKNVLNYVEKLSESDEMQKNTAQNLETAFQKLDQDIENGTAGNVTQFERKAARLQALTSSNRAAVLDSLSGQIYASAQALTFQHSQTVNKDLSNRLVMLGTLDNVGDKFGLWISGLGANGKLKQDGYGKGDTKVYGGQVGVDKQFGENLILGTALSYSKADVKFDRYGGKSDANNFGISLYGRLGNKDIPVYLQGRLGIGFVDSDVERNIILSNNDYTRAKINHNDKVYSGYLETGYDVKNANGDFVVTPFVGLTHDTVQRGSFSEEKSQFGLTADKKNYNQTAALVGLRVGKAVNWKSGSKTTFQGYVTHQRAFNKQDLSFDARYTGLPGATFKVKGIGLAKNKTWAGVGALTEVNKDFGWYVNYDGSVDGGKGKGNNNVFTTGVRFNF
- a CDS encoding biotin transporter BioY; protein product: MKQNTLISNIIKIETKEKETFKNILLVLGGVAFLSIMSQILIPLPYTPVPISLGTFGVTLMALLYGRKLGTATILSYVAAGSLGAPIFAGGKAGSLFSPTGGYILGYIAATIILGYLADRGVTKSYVKTILSLILSSAIILTLGSLVLSLFVPGKNAFMIGVLPFLPGDALKSTTVTLLLPTLWKFIPKNDK
- a CDS encoding metal ABC transporter permease, producing the protein MNFSLEIQLIAIMVASACSILGTFLVLKSMAMVSDAITHTILLGIVVAFFAVHDLNSPLLIVGAGIVGVLTVYLVELLNSTRLVKEDSAIGVVFPLLFSIAVILISRYAGNVHLDVDSVLLGELAFAPFNRIQIFGFSIAKGLVATFIVFLINLSFVVIFFKELKISVFDKALAITLGMKPILIHYMLMSLVSMTAVSSFEAVGSILVVAFMIGPPITAYLLTDKLKVMIGLSLVLGAVASIIGFHFARFFDISIAGSIAVIIGVIFLLTLIFSPKKGLIFTINRKRSQKMIFSVRILLIHLSNHANTKHEKDECGTETIDNHLRWNKSFLDKVIEKAKKEKYIYVDNDVFKISEKGEKYLLNI
- a CDS encoding metal ABC transporter ATP-binding protein, translating into MNQNVSDDIIIRVEDLTVAYEDKPVLWDVELDIKKGVLMAIVGPNGAGKSTLIKAMLDLLKPVTGEVRFYDEKYSKVRDKIAYVPQRGSVDWDFPTTVFDVVEMGRYGKVGWLKKVRKIDKEKTKEAIHKVEMDEFSDRQISQLSGGQQQRVFLARALVQDAEIYFMDEPFQGVDSKTEKSIVNILKKLRDEKKTVIAVHHDLQTVKDYFDYVTFINVSVIASGPVEEIFTPENIEKTYKSKKATQNNGNLSEIEKER
- a CDS encoding metal ABC transporter permease; its protein translation is MNILNLLITDHTFRTVALGCLLLGMVSGILGCFAVLRKQSLLGDAVSHASLPGVCLAFLFTNVKNTEVLLLGALITGIVCIGLIQLIQNYTKIKFDSALALILSVFFGLGLVLLSYLNKLPGANKSGLNKFIFGQASTFIKRDVNIIFITGIILLIIIILFWKEFKIVSFDSDFAKTLGFPSKKIEILISILIVTTVIIGIQAAGVILISAMLISPAVAARQWTDKLSIMVILAAFFGGISGLLGTLISISESNLPTGPVIVIIISIIVIISILFSNKRGIVFKIIRNQKRKKEFREKLENKKSELNSLKMNNLERGK
- a CDS encoding N-glycosylase/DNA lyase encodes the protein MSEKIEEKNNENKINERINWEKHEEILEIYKKIKAGIEKAIKGYKKAWKGTEKEVFAEMAFCILTPQSKAKNAWLAITNLVENGLLYNGKAEEMVEFLNIVRFKNNKSRYLVELRELMTRNGELQPKKILSEIGDTFEKRKWILKNIKGMGLKEANHVLRNLGFGENIAILDRHILRNLKALNVIEEIPKSITEKKYYEIEEKMREYSDFSKIRMDELDLVLWYKEAGEIFK